The following coding sequences are from one Aethina tumida isolate Nest 87 chromosome 2, icAetTumi1.1, whole genome shotgun sequence window:
- the LOC109607426 gene encoding keratin-associated protein 5-5-like isoform X1: MNPTEKLVTKSCCNKCKCSCCKGDAGCDGKCNCTDCCCKDEKSTKSCCTKCKCSCCKGDLGCDGKCSCTDCCCKDEKSANKCCCSKCECSCCKGDAGCDGKCNCADCCCKDEKSSTKTCSSKCKCNCCKADSGCEGKCNCVNCCCKGEEASTKSCSSECKCRCGKGDSGCSGNCTCDDCCCKGADKSAVKECCNKCKCPCCKGGPCCQGKCDCTDCCCRKEKAQEKACCKGCTCKCCQEGGCGGECDCTDCTCNKAGEKPCCKKCKCNCCRGSDRCCRGKCDCETCCCKKPSEKKEEQEQQEEQVE; encoded by the exons ATGAATCCAACTG aaaaactTGTAACCAAGTCCTGCTGCAACAAATGCAAGTGCAGCTGCTGTAAGGGAGATGCGGGTTGCGATGGAAAATGTAATTGTACTGATTGTTGTTGCAAAGATG aaaaatcaACCAAATCTTGCTGCACCAAATGCAAGTGCAGTTGCTGCAAAGGAGATTTAGGTTGTGATGGAAAATGTAGTTGCACCGACTGCTGTTGTAAAGATG AAAAATCTGCAAACAAGTGCTGCTGCAGTAAATGTGAGTGCAGCTGCTGTAAAGGAGATGCGGGTTGTGATGGAAAATGTAATTGTGCCGACTGTTGTTGTAAAGATG aGAAATCATCAACTAAAACTTGCTCTAGCAAATGTAAGTGCAACTGTTGCAAAGCTGATTCAGGTTGTGAAGGAAAATGCAATTGTGTGAACTGTTGCTGTAAAGGTG AGGAGGCATCAACCAAATCTTGCTCTAGTGAATGTAAGTGCAGATGCGGTAAGGGCGATTCAGGTTGTAGTGGCAACTGCACTTGTGACGATTGTTGTTGCAAAGGAG CAGATAAATCCGCCGTGAAAGAATGCTGCAACAAGTGCAAGTGCCCGTGCTGCAAAGGAGGTCCTTGTTGCCAAGGAAAATGCGATTGTACTGATTGCTGTTGCAGGAAAG aaaaggCCCAGGAAAAAGCGTGTTGCAAAGGATGCACCTGCAAATGCTGTCAGGAGGGAGGATGTGGTGGAGAATGTGATTGCACCGATTGTACTTGCAACAAAG ctgGAGAAAAACCGTGCTGCAAAAAGTGCAAGTGTAACTGTTGTAGAGGAAGTGACCGTTGCTGTCGTGGAAAATGTGATTGCGAGACTTGCTGCTGCAAAAAac CATCTGAAAAGAAGGAAGAACAAGAACAACAAGAAGAGCAAGTAGAATAA
- the LOC109607426 gene encoding keratin-associated protein 5-4-like isoform X3: MNPTEKLVTKSCCNKCKCSCCKGDAGCDGKCNCTDCCCKDEKSTKSCCTKCKCSCCKGDLGCDGKCSCTDCCCKDEKSANKCCCSKCECSCCKGDAGCDGKCNCADCCCKDEKSSTKTCSSKCKCNCCKADSGCEGKCNCVNCCCKEEASTKSCSSECKCRCGKGDSGCSGNCTCDDCCCKGADKSAVKECCNKCKCPCCKGGPCCQGKCDCTDCCCRKEKAQEKACCKGCTCKCCQEGGCGGECDCTDCTCNKAGEKPCCKKCKCNCCRGSDRCCRGKCDCETCCCKKPSEKKEEQEQQEEQVE; encoded by the exons ATGAATCCAACTG aaaaactTGTAACCAAGTCCTGCTGCAACAAATGCAAGTGCAGCTGCTGTAAGGGAGATGCGGGTTGCGATGGAAAATGTAATTGTACTGATTGTTGTTGCAAAGATG aaaaatcaACCAAATCTTGCTGCACCAAATGCAAGTGCAGTTGCTGCAAAGGAGATTTAGGTTGTGATGGAAAATGTAGTTGCACCGACTGCTGTTGTAAAGATG AAAAATCTGCAAACAAGTGCTGCTGCAGTAAATGTGAGTGCAGCTGCTGTAAAGGAGATGCGGGTTGTGATGGAAAATGTAATTGTGCCGACTGTTGTTGTAAAGATG aGAAATCATCAACTAAAACTTGCTCTAGCAAATGTAAGTGCAACTGTTGCAAAGCTGATTCAGGTTGTGAAGGAAAATGCAATTGTGTGAACTGTTGCTGTAAAG AGGAGGCATCAACCAAATCTTGCTCTAGTGAATGTAAGTGCAGATGCGGTAAGGGCGATTCAGGTTGTAGTGGCAACTGCACTTGTGACGATTGTTGTTGCAAAGGAG CAGATAAATCCGCCGTGAAAGAATGCTGCAACAAGTGCAAGTGCCCGTGCTGCAAAGGAGGTCCTTGTTGCCAAGGAAAATGCGATTGTACTGATTGCTGTTGCAGGAAAG aaaaggCCCAGGAAAAAGCGTGTTGCAAAGGATGCACCTGCAAATGCTGTCAGGAGGGAGGATGTGGTGGAGAATGTGATTGCACCGATTGTACTTGCAACAAAG ctgGAGAAAAACCGTGCTGCAAAAAGTGCAAGTGTAACTGTTGTAGAGGAAGTGACCGTTGCTGTCGTGGAAAATGTGATTGCGAGACTTGCTGCTGCAAAAAac CATCTGAAAAGAAGGAAGAACAAGAACAACAAGAAGAGCAAGTAGAATAA
- the LOC109607426 gene encoding keratin-associated protein 5-5-like isoform X2 has translation MNPTEKLVTKSCCNKCKCSCCKGDAGCDGKCNCTDCCCKDEKSTKSCCTKCKCSCCKGDLGCDGKCSCTDCCCKDEKSANKCCCSKCECSCCKGDAGCDGKCNCADCCCKDEKSSTKTCSSKCKCNCCKADSGCEGKCNCVNCCCKGEEASTKSCSSECKCRCGKGDSGCSGNCTCDDCCCKGDKSAVKECCNKCKCPCCKGGPCCQGKCDCTDCCCRKEKAQEKACCKGCTCKCCQEGGCGGECDCTDCTCNKAGEKPCCKKCKCNCCRGSDRCCRGKCDCETCCCKKPSEKKEEQEQQEEQVE, from the exons ATGAATCCAACTG aaaaactTGTAACCAAGTCCTGCTGCAACAAATGCAAGTGCAGCTGCTGTAAGGGAGATGCGGGTTGCGATGGAAAATGTAATTGTACTGATTGTTGTTGCAAAGATG aaaaatcaACCAAATCTTGCTGCACCAAATGCAAGTGCAGTTGCTGCAAAGGAGATTTAGGTTGTGATGGAAAATGTAGTTGCACCGACTGCTGTTGTAAAGATG AAAAATCTGCAAACAAGTGCTGCTGCAGTAAATGTGAGTGCAGCTGCTGTAAAGGAGATGCGGGTTGTGATGGAAAATGTAATTGTGCCGACTGTTGTTGTAAAGATG aGAAATCATCAACTAAAACTTGCTCTAGCAAATGTAAGTGCAACTGTTGCAAAGCTGATTCAGGTTGTGAAGGAAAATGCAATTGTGTGAACTGTTGCTGTAAAGGTG AGGAGGCATCAACCAAATCTTGCTCTAGTGAATGTAAGTGCAGATGCGGTAAGGGCGATTCAGGTTGTAGTGGCAACTGCACTTGTGACGATTGTTGTTGCAAAGGAG ATAAATCCGCCGTGAAAGAATGCTGCAACAAGTGCAAGTGCCCGTGCTGCAAAGGAGGTCCTTGTTGCCAAGGAAAATGCGATTGTACTGATTGCTGTTGCAGGAAAG aaaaggCCCAGGAAAAAGCGTGTTGCAAAGGATGCACCTGCAAATGCTGTCAGGAGGGAGGATGTGGTGGAGAATGTGATTGCACCGATTGTACTTGCAACAAAG ctgGAGAAAAACCGTGCTGCAAAAAGTGCAAGTGTAACTGTTGTAGAGGAAGTGACCGTTGCTGTCGTGGAAAATGTGATTGCGAGACTTGCTGCTGCAAAAAac CATCTGAAAAGAAGGAAGAACAAGAACAACAAGAAGAGCAAGTAGAATAA
- the LOC109604059 gene encoding uncharacterized protein LOC109604059, whose amino-acid sequence MKIINLFVTFLFILASRDTLSQDCEPKECFKYLDEIISKNPPPPSSFKIPDPKHTKFNQFNDLISRFHNLVNLINEVKKIQVMLNPEEEKAHAIKKLQEVVGEIDEIEYNNSKQICTSAENKMKLLEDSVQELKELEKELDSSKSDFNESKLKKVYKDSQTNHELVRHLISTILNTSCENLAISLDSLLKVIEFNKNVLMKLFEELCKKMNMLFDIDEIKKLSKEYFSEIPPPFYSFEDKLAPTVEEYVNKIKLLDTTLLDQIQKEIDEKTLKLDEMEKFLKEITDQIPGVRRTIETHVKNLENLQYSFQTMLDEYQILVKRSESLPKTEAECPRATLEE is encoded by the exons ATACCTTGTCTCAAGATTGTGAACCGAAGGAGTGCTTCAAATATCTTGACgaaattatctcaaaaaatcCACCACCTCCATCCTCTTTTAAAATACCGGACCCCAAACACACAAAATTTAACCAGTTCAATGATTTAATAAGCAGATTTCACaatttagttaacttaataaacgaagttaaaaaaattcaagtaaTGTTAAATCCAGAGGAGGAGAAGGCCCacgcaattaaaaaattgcaagAAGTTGTAGGTGAAATAGACGAAATTGAGTACAATAATTCAAAGCAAATATGTACGAGtgctgaaaacaaaatgaaactaTTAGA agATTCGGTCCaggaattaaaagaattagaaaaagaacttg ATTCGTCAAAAAGTGATTTTAacgaaagtaaattaaaaaaagtttataaggACAGTCAGACAAACCACGAACTCGTTAGACATTTAATATCTACAATATTGAATACATCTTGTGAGAATCTAGCAATAAGTTTGGATTCTTTGTTGAAAGTCatagaatttaacaaaaatgttcTAATGAAACTGTTTGAAG aattatgtaaaaaaatgaacatGCTCTTTGATatagatgaaataaaaaaactttccaAAGAGTATTTCTCAGAAATTCCTCCCCCTTTCTATTCATTCGAAGATAAATTAGCACCAACGGTCGaagaatatgttaataaaattaagctttTGGATACTACGCTACTCGATCAAATTCAAAAGGAG atTGATGAGAAGACACTAAAATTAGACGAAATGGAGAAGTTCTTAAAGGAGATTACTGATCAAATTCCGGGTGTGAGAAGAACTATCGAGACACAcgtaaaaaatttggaaaatcttCAATATTCGTTTCAGACTATGCTTGATGAATACCAAATCTTAGTCAAACGTAGTGAGTCCTTACCGAAAACTGAAGCCGAATGTCCTAGAGCAACTCTCGAAGAATAg
- the LOC109607426 gene encoding keratin-associated protein 5-5-like isoform X4, with the protein MNPTEKLVTKSCCNKCKCSCCKGDAGCDGKCNCTDCCCKDEKSTKSCCTKCKCSCCKGDLGCDGKCSCTDCCCKDEKSANKCCCSKCECSCCKGDAGCDGKCNCADCCCKDEKSSTKTCSSKCKCNCCKADSGCEGKCNCVNCCCKEEASTKSCSSECKCRCGKGDSGCSGNCTCDDCCCKGDKSAVKECCNKCKCPCCKGGPCCQGKCDCTDCCCRKEKAQEKACCKGCTCKCCQEGGCGGECDCTDCTCNKAGEKPCCKKCKCNCCRGSDRCCRGKCDCETCCCKKPSEKKEEQEQQEEQVE; encoded by the exons ATGAATCCAACTG aaaaactTGTAACCAAGTCCTGCTGCAACAAATGCAAGTGCAGCTGCTGTAAGGGAGATGCGGGTTGCGATGGAAAATGTAATTGTACTGATTGTTGTTGCAAAGATG aaaaatcaACCAAATCTTGCTGCACCAAATGCAAGTGCAGTTGCTGCAAAGGAGATTTAGGTTGTGATGGAAAATGTAGTTGCACCGACTGCTGTTGTAAAGATG AAAAATCTGCAAACAAGTGCTGCTGCAGTAAATGTGAGTGCAGCTGCTGTAAAGGAGATGCGGGTTGTGATGGAAAATGTAATTGTGCCGACTGTTGTTGTAAAGATG aGAAATCATCAACTAAAACTTGCTCTAGCAAATGTAAGTGCAACTGTTGCAAAGCTGATTCAGGTTGTGAAGGAAAATGCAATTGTGTGAACTGTTGCTGTAAAG AGGAGGCATCAACCAAATCTTGCTCTAGTGAATGTAAGTGCAGATGCGGTAAGGGCGATTCAGGTTGTAGTGGCAACTGCACTTGTGACGATTGTTGTTGCAAAGGAG ATAAATCCGCCGTGAAAGAATGCTGCAACAAGTGCAAGTGCCCGTGCTGCAAAGGAGGTCCTTGTTGCCAAGGAAAATGCGATTGTACTGATTGCTGTTGCAGGAAAG aaaaggCCCAGGAAAAAGCGTGTTGCAAAGGATGCACCTGCAAATGCTGTCAGGAGGGAGGATGTGGTGGAGAATGTGATTGCACCGATTGTACTTGCAACAAAG ctgGAGAAAAACCGTGCTGCAAAAAGTGCAAGTGTAACTGTTGTAGAGGAAGTGACCGTTGCTGTCGTGGAAAATGTGATTGCGAGACTTGCTGCTGCAAAAAac CATCTGAAAAGAAGGAAGAACAAGAACAACAAGAAGAGCAAGTAGAATAA
- the LOC109607427 gene encoding keratin-associated protein 5-5: protein MTSVEKTYNPTQEVFCKNDSVGENCCKKDNSRKCREKCETNCPKTNCGRCCKEKNCCSLQKDCCSKNDCCTKEQNKCCMRTDCCVRSEKCCQENECCYKEVDPTCRKCCNTQECCQNKTVQEKCC from the exons ATGACTTCAg TTGAAAAAACCTACAATCCTACCCAAGAGGTATTCTGCAAGAATGATTCGGTTGGAGAAAATTGTTGCAAGaaag ATAATTCTAGAAAATGTCGTGAAAAGTGCGAAACTAATTGCCCGAAAACTAACTGTGGAAGATGCTGCAAGGAAAAGAACTGTTGCTCATTACAAAAGGACTGTTGCAGTAAAAATGACTGTTGTAcaaaagaacaaaataaatgttgtatgAGAACCGATTGTTGCGTCAGAAGTGAGAAATGCTGCCAGGAAAATGAATGTTGCTACAAAg AAGTTGATCCCACATGTAGAAAATGCTGCAACACACAAGAATGCTGTCAAAACAAAACTGTCCAAGAAAAATGCTGTTAA